The Sphingobacterium bambusae genome includes a window with the following:
- a CDS encoding alpha-L-fucosidase, with translation MNKRLLCAIFLLIFAMQFPVSAQWTGRKEKPTGQKELRYGPITEAHRTDEAMERFRNYGLGQFIHWGLYAIPGNEWEGVSARGGAAASEWIRSWRGPTAPKNWATTYNNLYKQFNPTDFDAKRWAKQAKAMGAKYVIFTTKHHDGFAMWPSKYTDYNISQTPYKKDIVKEIVDAYDAEGIDVFLYFSILEWNNPNYMSAEPKTAEEKERFAKFLAYTRNQLLEQLENYPSIKGFWFDGTWDRSWVQAAEFTYNLEKELRTKHPGLIIGSRFRNDEYGKRHFDSNGRLLGDYEQGWERKLPADYSWLDGNDWDAVMTIPPNGWGYMKDWSGLYCKDTDDILDMLMQCVSMNGNFVLNFGPDGLGNMHPQEDKIAAEIGQWLAVNREAIYGAKHADLPVSKFGYYTQKQGNLYLTVFNRPVNNRIRIAIQKNAAAVPVRAQLLMNGSTLPVHHADIGLDLDKNTYYDIQLPAALETDRPFVIKMIMGVPNKKADKLMDAKT, from the coding sequence ATGAATAAACGCTTATTATGTGCAATTTTCCTATTGATATTTGCTATGCAATTTCCTGTATCCGCACAGTGGACCGGACGCAAGGAAAAGCCTACAGGACAGAAAGAGCTTCGGTATGGACCGATAACAGAAGCCCATCGAACCGATGAGGCCATGGAACGCTTTCGCAACTATGGATTGGGGCAATTTATACACTGGGGGCTCTATGCCATCCCGGGAAATGAATGGGAAGGCGTCAGTGCGCGTGGCGGGGCGGCAGCCTCCGAGTGGATACGTTCTTGGCGAGGACCAACGGCTCCAAAAAATTGGGCGACAACCTATAACAACCTGTATAAGCAATTCAACCCAACTGATTTTGATGCGAAACGTTGGGCGAAGCAGGCGAAAGCGATGGGCGCCAAGTATGTGATATTTACCACCAAGCACCACGATGGCTTTGCCATGTGGCCATCGAAATATACCGATTACAACATCAGCCAAACACCTTATAAGAAAGATATTGTTAAAGAAATTGTAGACGCCTATGATGCTGAGGGCATCGATGTGTTCCTCTACTTCTCCATCTTAGAATGGAACAATCCCAATTACATGAGCGCTGAGCCAAAAACAGCTGAGGAAAAAGAACGTTTCGCTAAGTTCTTGGCGTATACGCGTAATCAATTGCTGGAACAATTGGAAAACTATCCATCCATTAAAGGCTTTTGGTTTGATGGCACTTGGGATCGCTCTTGGGTGCAAGCTGCCGAGTTTACGTACAATCTCGAAAAGGAGCTGCGCACTAAACATCCCGGATTAATCATTGGCTCGCGCTTTCGTAACGATGAGTACGGCAAAAGACATTTTGATAGTAATGGACGGCTTTTGGGTGACTACGAGCAAGGCTGGGAACGAAAGCTGCCGGCAGACTACAGCTGGCTGGACGGCAACGACTGGGATGCAGTGATGACGATTCCACCAAACGGATGGGGCTACATGAAAGACTGGTCTGGTTTGTACTGTAAAGATACGGACGATATACTGGATATGTTGATGCAATGCGTTTCGATGAACGGGAATTTTGTGTTGAATTTTGGGCCAGATGGCTTAGGAAATATGCATCCCCAAGAAGATAAAATAGCCGCAGAGATAGGTCAATGGCTCGCTGTTAACAGAGAAGCCATCTACGGCGCCAAACATGCTGATCTTCCTGTAAGCAAATTTGGATACTACACCCAAAAGCAGGGTAACCTGTACCTCACTGTGTTTAATAGACCGGTGAATAACAGGATACGCATAGCTATACAGAAGAACGCTGCCGCAGTGCCCGTTAGGGCGCAGCTCTTGATGAATGGCTCAACGCTGCCTGTACATCATGCGGACATCGGACTGGATCTTGACAAAAATACGTACTACGATATACAACTTCCAGCCGCACTCGAAACGGATAGGCCTTTTGTAATCAAAATGATCATGGGCGTTCCGAACAAAAAAGCAGACAAATTGATGGACGCGAAAACCTAA
- a CDS encoding type III PLP-dependent enzyme domain-containing protein: MQSYQEFLDLSVGFPQDGFEIIDDELYFHDLNLMEMIETYGTPLRFTYLPIVSKKIQQAKILFQTAILKHNYRGSYKYCYCTKSSHFKHIVEEALKNEIHLETSSAFDMPMIDSLERQGTVTKDITVICNGFKTYQYKQYIIDMIHDGYTNIIPVLDNKEEFNLYDDEIELEAPCALGIRIASEEQPDSQFYTSRLGIRQEDVIDFYNNKIVDNPNFKVKLLHFFINSGISDTPYYWNELEKYVTLYCKFKKINPDLDTLDIGGGMPFKDSLVHDFDYEYMVNEIVNRIKQICAHHEVMEPDIITEFGKYTVAEASGILYKVLGRKQQNDREKWFMIDGSFITNLPDVWALNQKYILLPINNWDSEYERVNLGGITCDGQDYYNQEAHMNSVFMPKTRKVQYLGFFHTGAYQDVLSGYGGIHHCLLPSPKHVLVRRNRDETFNYEVFGEEQNSKQVMKLLGYQ; encoded by the coding sequence ATGCAGAGCTATCAGGAATTTCTTGACTTAAGTGTTGGTTTTCCACAAGACGGATTCGAGATTATCGATGACGAATTGTACTTCCACGATTTGAATTTGATGGAAATGATAGAGACGTACGGCACGCCCTTGCGTTTTACCTATTTACCCATTGTTAGTAAAAAAATTCAGCAGGCAAAGATCTTGTTTCAAACAGCAATTTTGAAACATAACTACCGCGGATCTTACAAATACTGCTATTGTACGAAATCTTCACACTTCAAACATATTGTTGAAGAGGCCTTGAAAAACGAGATCCACTTGGAAACGTCTTCGGCATTTGACATGCCGATGATCGATTCATTGGAGCGTCAAGGAACAGTAACCAAAGATATTACGGTGATTTGTAATGGCTTTAAAACCTACCAATACAAACAGTATATCATTGATATGATCCATGATGGTTATACCAATATTATTCCCGTTTTGGACAACAAGGAAGAGTTTAATCTTTACGATGACGAGATTGAGCTGGAGGCACCTTGTGCCTTAGGTATCCGTATAGCCTCGGAAGAGCAACCGGATTCGCAGTTTTATACCTCGCGTCTTGGTATCCGCCAAGAGGATGTCATCGACTTTTATAACAATAAAATCGTTGACAATCCAAACTTCAAGGTTAAGTTATTGCATTTCTTCATCAACTCCGGTATTTCGGATACGCCCTATTATTGGAATGAGTTGGAGAAGTACGTTACCCTATACTGTAAATTCAAGAAGATAAATCCGGATTTGGATACCTTGGATATTGGCGGTGGTATGCCGTTCAAGGATTCTTTGGTGCACGATTTTGATTACGAGTATATGGTCAATGAAATTGTGAACCGTATCAAACAGATTTGTGCGCACCATGAAGTTATGGAACCAGATATTATTACTGAATTCGGTAAGTATACGGTAGCTGAAGCTTCCGGTATCTTGTACAAGGTGCTAGGGCGTAAACAACAAAACGATCGTGAAAAGTGGTTTATGATTGACGGTTCTTTTATTACGAATCTTCCGGACGTTTGGGCCTTAAATCAAAAATATATTTTGCTACCGATCAACAATTGGGATTCGGAGTACGAGCGCGTTAACTTGGGTGGTATCACCTGTGATGGGCAAGATTACTACAATCAGGAAGCCCATATGAACTCGGTATTTATGCCAAAAACCCGCAAGGTACAGTATTTAGGTTTTTTCCATACTGGTGCTTACCAAGATGTGCTTAGCGGATATGGCGGTATCCACCATTGTTTGTTACCATCGCCGAAACACGTTTTAGTGCGTCGCAATCGCGATGAAACATTTAATTACGAAGTGTTTGGTGAAGAGCAGAATTCCAAGCAGGTGATGAAATTATTGGGATACCAATAG
- the argS gene encoding arginine--tRNA ligase yields the protein MAYSIQNRLITQTIEAVKALYDASLPETQVTLQETRKEFEGHITIVVFPVTRFSKKSPEQTAEEIGTWLRENVQEIAAFNVIKGFLNISLSDSYWIDLVNTQLIDPAFGTFPANGKRLMVEYSSPNTNKPLHLGHIRNNLLGYSVAEILKAYGYDVVKANLVNDRGIHICKSMLAWLKFGHGETPSSSGLKGDHLVGKYYVIFDKAYKQEIDALKVEGQTEEEAKKNAPLIKEAQLMLQKWEAADEDVINLWKTMNGWVYDGFEKTYKQLGVDFDKFYYESNTYLLGKDIIIEGLESGVFFRKEDNSVWIDLTDEGLDQKLVLRADGTSVYITQDLGTAQLKYDEFQMDESIYVVGNEQDYHFKVLFLILKKLGKSWAEGMFHLSYGMVDLPSGKMKSREGTVVDADDLMNEMIETAKARTEELGKTEGLSEEEKALLYDTIGMGALKYFLLKVDPKKRLLFDPAESVDFQGHTGPFIQYTHARIKSVLRKADFEISHASAIPASLSSYEQDLVQGLSSYPQVLEASAKEFSPAQLANYAYEIAKLYNKFYHEETILKAEDADVKTFRLHLSAVAAKIIAESMRLLGIQVPERM from the coding sequence ATGGCTTATTCTATCCAAAACAGGTTAATAACACAAACAATTGAAGCGGTAAAAGCGCTATACGATGCGTCGCTGCCCGAAACACAGGTGACTCTGCAAGAGACCCGCAAAGAGTTCGAGGGACATATCACGATCGTCGTGTTCCCGGTCACGCGTTTTTCAAAAAAATCGCCAGAGCAAACGGCTGAAGAAATTGGTACTTGGCTTCGGGAGAACGTTCAGGAAATAGCGGCATTCAACGTCATAAAAGGGTTTTTGAATATCAGCCTTTCGGATAGCTATTGGATCGATTTGGTCAATACCCAATTGATCGATCCTGCATTTGGAACCTTTCCTGCTAACGGCAAACGCCTCATGGTGGAATACAGCTCGCCGAATACCAACAAACCGCTGCATTTGGGCCACATTCGCAATAATCTCCTCGGCTACTCTGTCGCGGAGATTCTCAAAGCCTACGGTTACGATGTAGTGAAAGCCAATTTGGTAAACGACCGCGGTATACATATATGTAAATCCATGCTCGCGTGGCTTAAATTTGGCCATGGCGAAACGCCGTCTTCTTCCGGCCTCAAGGGCGATCATTTGGTGGGTAAGTACTACGTCATTTTTGACAAGGCCTACAAACAGGAGATTGATGCTTTAAAAGTAGAAGGACAAACGGAAGAGGAGGCGAAGAAAAATGCACCGCTGATCAAAGAGGCGCAACTTATGCTGCAGAAATGGGAGGCCGCAGACGAAGATGTTATCAATCTATGGAAAACCATGAACGGTTGGGTGTATGATGGCTTCGAAAAAACATACAAGCAACTGGGTGTAGACTTTGATAAGTTTTATTACGAGTCGAACACCTACCTGTTGGGTAAGGACATTATTATCGAAGGACTGGAGAGCGGTGTGTTCTTCCGAAAAGAAGACAATTCGGTATGGATTGATCTTACGGACGAAGGACTGGACCAAAAGCTTGTGTTGCGTGCCGACGGAACTTCGGTCTACATCACCCAAGATTTAGGTACTGCGCAGTTAAAGTACGACGAGTTCCAAATGGACGAGTCTATTTATGTGGTAGGCAATGAGCAAGACTATCATTTCAAGGTGTTGTTTCTTATCCTTAAAAAACTAGGCAAGTCTTGGGCTGAAGGCATGTTCCATTTATCCTACGGCATGGTAGATCTTCCCTCAGGAAAGATGAAGTCGAGGGAAGGAACGGTGGTGGATGCAGACGACCTGATGAACGAGATGATCGAGACGGCGAAAGCGCGCACCGAAGAACTAGGGAAAACAGAAGGCTTGTCGGAAGAAGAGAAAGCCCTGCTTTACGACACGATAGGGATGGGTGCTTTAAAATATTTCTTGTTGAAAGTCGATCCTAAAAAACGCCTGTTGTTTGATCCTGCAGAATCGGTGGATTTTCAAGGACATACCGGTCCGTTTATACAATATACGCATGCACGTATCAAATCGGTATTGCGCAAGGCTGACTTCGAGATCAGCCACGCTTCGGCAATCCCGGCATCCCTTTCGTCCTATGAGCAGGACCTCGTACAGGGATTGAGCAGCTACCCGCAGGTATTGGAGGCTTCGGCCAAAGAGTTTTCGCCCGCGCAACTGGCAAATTATGCCTACGAAATTGCCAAGCTCTACAATAAATTCTATCACGAAGAAACGATCTTGAAGGCCGAAGATGCAGATGTCAAGACCTTTCGCTTACATCTCTCAGCCGTGGCTGCAAAGATCATTGCGGAAAGTATGCGTTTGTTAGGTATTCAGGTTCCAGAAAGAATGTAA
- a CDS encoding Gfo/Idh/MocA family oxidoreductase has product MKKYKVGLIGFSIGGQVFHAPFIIGTPGLELYKVTARKAEQKQLLQERYPQAIAVESADDIINDELVDLVVVATSNDVHYKLTKQALEAGKHVVVEKPFTNTTAEADELIALAQEKGLLLTVHHNARFHSDFKTVKKIINSEVLGPLVNYEARYDRFRNFLRVGAWREEDLPGSGIHYDLGAHLLDQALQLFGAPNWIFADLRRQREGAKAVDDFEFILSYAKLKVSLKGQMLAKEATARYALYGWNGSFVKPGTDPQEELLRAGVFPHEQNNWGAESPETYGRLALSKDGHDSNETVASERGSGPDFYQNVLDALQGQDSLHVTAAQARDVIRLLEAAEQSWQEKRAIALDGELKAY; this is encoded by the coding sequence ATGAAAAAATATAAAGTTGGGCTTATCGGTTTTTCGATTGGCGGGCAAGTATTCCATGCGCCGTTCATCATAGGAACCCCCGGTTTGGAGCTCTATAAGGTTACCGCGAGAAAAGCTGAACAAAAACAGCTCTTACAGGAACGGTATCCACAAGCAATAGCGGTGGAAAGTGCAGATGACATCATCAACGATGAGCTTGTAGATCTTGTGGTCGTGGCCACTTCAAACGATGTGCATTATAAATTGACGAAACAAGCTTTAGAAGCTGGCAAGCATGTGGTGGTCGAGAAGCCTTTTACCAATACCACCGCTGAAGCCGATGAATTGATTGCTTTAGCGCAGGAAAAAGGTCTTTTGTTAACCGTGCATCACAATGCTCGTTTCCATTCGGATTTTAAAACCGTTAAAAAGATCATCAACTCGGAAGTATTGGGCCCTTTAGTTAATTATGAAGCGCGGTATGATCGGTTTCGCAATTTTCTACGTGTAGGTGCTTGGCGAGAAGAAGATTTGCCCGGCTCGGGCATACATTACGATCTCGGCGCCCACCTATTGGATCAGGCACTCCAACTTTTCGGTGCTCCCAATTGGATCTTTGCCGACCTTCGTCGACAACGTGAAGGTGCGAAAGCGGTTGACGATTTCGAGTTTATCCTCAGTTACGCGAAGCTTAAAGTCTCGCTGAAAGGGCAGATGTTGGCCAAAGAAGCTACAGCTCGCTATGCATTATACGGCTGGAACGGCTCCTTTGTAAAACCTGGTACCGACCCGCAGGAAGAACTTCTGCGCGCAGGTGTCTTCCCACACGAACAGAACAACTGGGGGGCTGAATCCCCAGAAACGTATGGTCGATTGGCTTTATCGAAAGATGGCCATGATAGCAACGAGACGGTAGCGAGCGAGCGGGGTAGCGGACCAGATTTCTATCAGAATGTGCTGGATGCCCTGCAGGGGCAAGATAGCTTGCACGTAACCGCAGCGCAGGCGCGTGACGTCATCCGACTGCTGGAGGCTGCAGAGCAATCGTGGCAAGAAAAACGTGCCATTGCCCTTGATGGCGAATTAAAAGCTTACTAG
- a CDS encoding BaiN/RdsA family NAD(P)/FAD-dependent oxidoreductase has translation MEYDALVIGGGACGLMCAAQAGLLGKRTLVLEKNDKVGAKILISGGGRCNYTNLHTDIENFVSENPAFLRAAFAQWTVDDTIDFFKQHGQITGEEKTLGQLFPKSNKAKDIVAVFTKLMYETGQDVWLNTEVKSVSLVDDGYAVVVVKAGKEKTLRAKKVVFASGGLPVAKLGASDFAIRTAKKLGLKVVDTAAALVPLTITGKGAPWYASLAGNAVFSRVYNDKIAFEENILFTHWGLSGPAILQISSYWRAGESFTINLLPTADMDTLIKGERNEGGKRTVSQLLQPYFTRKLVDALGKFLPLELKIASLSKADAKLVADTIHRFQVKPAGDKGYDKAEVMRGGVSTDELHSKNLESKKFKGLYFAGEAVDVTGWLGGFNFQWAWASGYLIAQDL, from the coding sequence ATGGAGTATGATGCGCTGGTTATAGGAGGTGGTGCCTGCGGGTTGATGTGCGCTGCGCAAGCCGGCCTTCTTGGAAAGCGGACATTGGTATTGGAGAAAAATGATAAGGTCGGAGCGAAGATCTTAATTTCCGGTGGTGGACGTTGCAACTACACCAATCTGCATACAGATATTGAAAATTTTGTATCCGAAAACCCCGCCTTCCTTCGTGCAGCGTTTGCCCAATGGACCGTGGATGATACTATTGACTTTTTTAAACAGCATGGGCAGATTACGGGCGAGGAAAAGACGTTAGGACAGCTCTTTCCGAAATCCAACAAGGCGAAAGATATTGTTGCTGTTTTCACCAAACTGATGTATGAAACGGGTCAGGATGTTTGGTTGAATACAGAAGTGAAATCCGTTTCGCTCGTCGATGATGGATATGCTGTAGTGGTTGTAAAGGCAGGAAAGGAAAAGACGTTGCGTGCCAAAAAAGTCGTTTTCGCATCTGGCGGCCTACCTGTTGCCAAGCTAGGCGCTTCCGATTTCGCTATCCGAACGGCTAAAAAACTGGGATTGAAAGTCGTCGATACCGCAGCAGCGCTGGTGCCCCTAACCATCACCGGAAAGGGTGCACCTTGGTATGCCTCCTTGGCTGGGAATGCTGTTTTTTCGCGCGTCTACAACGACAAGATCGCTTTCGAAGAAAACATCCTCTTCACACACTGGGGGCTTAGCGGCCCAGCCATTTTGCAGATTTCTTCGTATTGGCGGGCAGGAGAGTCTTTCACAATTAATCTACTGCCCACGGCGGATATGGATACGCTTATCAAAGGCGAGCGCAATGAAGGAGGGAAGCGCACGGTGAGCCAATTGCTGCAACCCTATTTTACGCGTAAGCTCGTCGATGCTCTTGGTAAATTTCTACCGCTGGAACTGAAGATTGCCTCCCTAAGCAAGGCCGATGCCAAGCTCGTTGCCGACACGATACACCGCTTTCAGGTAAAACCTGCCGGTGACAAAGGTTATGACAAGGCGGAAGTCATGCGCGGCGGTGTTTCTACCGATGAGTTGCATTCCAAGAACTTGGAAAGTAAGAAATTCAAGGGACTTTATTTTGCTGGCGAAGCGGTGGATGTCACCGGATGGCTCGGAGGTTTTAATTTTCAATGGGCTTGGGCTTCGGGCTATCTCATTGCGCAAGACCTATAG
- a CDS encoding sigma-54-dependent transcriptional regulator, with product MTTILIIDDERPIRSSLRDILEYEDYKVLDVDNGLEGLEVLKKEKIDLVLCDIKMNKMDGMEVLTASQEITDTPFIMISGHGTIETAVEAARRGAYDFLEKPLDLNRLLITVRNALEKGTLVKETKVLKKKVSKTKEILGASSGISLIKETIERVAPTEARVLVTGENGSGKELVARWLHEKSNRSSSPLVEVNCAAIPSELIESELFGHEKGSFTSAVKQRIGKFEQANNGTLFLDEIGDMSLSAQAKVLRALQESKITRVGGEKELDVNVRVIAATNKDLLKEIEAGNFRMDLYHRLSVILIHVPSLNERSDDIPIIATSFCEEICGDYNIPTKEITPTAMQALQALPWTGNIRELRNMIERLVILSDKKITDRDVSLYANPSSSQPNVVTTPTETKNGNGFNFDRFESFQDFKDHAEKEYINFKLDKNAWNVSKTADEIGIQRSHLYHKIEKFGLKRAD from the coding sequence ATGACAACAATCCTGATTATCGACGATGAGCGCCCAATACGGAGTTCGCTGCGTGATATATTAGAGTATGAAGACTACAAAGTCCTGGACGTGGATAACGGACTAGAAGGATTGGAAGTGCTGAAGAAGGAAAAGATCGATTTGGTACTCTGCGATATCAAAATGAACAAGATGGATGGCATGGAAGTGCTTACCGCCTCGCAGGAGATCACGGATACGCCTTTCATCATGATATCCGGTCATGGTACCATTGAGACAGCTGTGGAAGCAGCACGTCGCGGTGCTTACGATTTCTTGGAAAAGCCGCTAGACCTCAACCGACTGCTTATTACCGTTCGTAATGCGCTCGAAAAAGGTACTTTGGTAAAAGAAACGAAGGTGCTGAAGAAAAAAGTGTCTAAGACAAAAGAAATTCTTGGCGCTTCATCTGGTATTAGTTTGATTAAGGAAACCATCGAACGCGTAGCGCCAACAGAAGCCCGCGTGTTGGTGACAGGTGAAAACGGATCCGGAAAGGAGCTTGTTGCACGTTGGTTGCATGAAAAATCCAACAGATCGAGCTCACCGCTCGTCGAGGTGAACTGTGCCGCTATCCCTTCAGAACTTATCGAATCCGAACTTTTTGGACACGAGAAAGGATCCTTCACATCGGCTGTAAAACAGCGTATAGGGAAGTTCGAGCAAGCAAATAATGGTACCTTGTTTTTGGACGAGATTGGCGACATGAGCTTATCCGCTCAGGCGAAGGTGTTGCGTGCACTACAAGAAAGCAAGATCACACGTGTTGGTGGCGAAAAAGAACTTGACGTTAATGTGCGTGTTATCGCGGCAACCAATAAAGATTTGTTGAAGGAAATAGAAGCAGGCAACTTCCGTATGGACCTTTACCATCGCCTCAGCGTTATATTAATCCATGTGCCTTCCTTGAACGAGCGTTCAGATGATATTCCGATTATTGCAACGAGTTTCTGTGAAGAGATTTGTGGCGACTACAATATTCCAACGAAGGAAATCACCCCAACGGCTATGCAGGCCTTGCAGGCGCTTCCTTGGACAGGTAATATCCGAGAATTACGTAATATGATTGAACGTCTGGTTATCTTGAGTGATAAAAAGATTACCGATAGAGATGTGAGCCTTTATGCGAACCCGTCGAGCAGTCAGCCAAATGTTGTAACCACTCCAACGGAGACTAAAAATGGAAATGGATTTAACTTCGATCGTTTTGAATCCTTTCAAGACTTTAAGGATCATGCAGAGAAAGAGTATATCAACTTCAAACTTGATAAGAATGCTTGGAACGTATCTAAGACAGCCGATGAAATTGGTATCCAACGTAGTCATTTATACCATAAGATTGAGAAATTTGGACTCAAGCGAGCAGATTAA
- a CDS encoding ATP cone domain-containing protein, protein MRVKKYSGELVPFNPDSLRHSLSRSGATNEQVDRVYRDIQSHLYDGISTRELYELAFDCLKIHRGAYAARYSLKKALRELGPEGFYFERWIAKLFADDGYETTTSQLVKGHAVTHEIDVVASKGKELLAIECKFRNDVDAKISVTTPMYFMSRVTDIRRLPFTFFGRSQEFTTGWLVTNAYLTADAKSFGSYYNLNLLSWDYPSAASIKVRVDDNGLYPVTCLTTLKDEEKATLLKNECILVRDLLDIPKFLQHLSIDVAKQKQIIQEAEELVRSPVRVD, encoded by the coding sequence ATGCGAGTAAAGAAATATTCCGGTGAATTGGTTCCCTTCAACCCCGATAGTTTACGTCATTCCTTATCCCGTTCTGGCGCAACAAATGAGCAGGTTGACCGCGTGTATCGCGATATCCAGAGCCACCTGTACGATGGTATCAGCACGCGCGAGCTCTACGAATTGGCCTTCGATTGCCTCAAGATACATCGAGGCGCATACGCGGCGCGGTACAGCTTAAAAAAGGCGCTGCGGGAGCTCGGGCCAGAAGGCTTCTATTTCGAACGCTGGATCGCCAAGCTCTTTGCCGACGATGGATACGAAACGACGACCAGTCAACTGGTGAAAGGGCATGCGGTGACACATGAGATCGATGTAGTCGCGAGTAAAGGGAAAGAGCTGTTGGCTATAGAGTGCAAGTTTAGAAACGACGTGGACGCCAAAATCTCCGTAACGACGCCCATGTACTTCATGTCGCGCGTAACGGACATACGCCGCTTACCCTTTACTTTTTTCGGCCGCTCGCAAGAATTCACCACAGGCTGGCTTGTAACCAATGCCTATTTGACGGCTGATGCAAAATCCTTTGGCAGCTATTACAACTTAAATTTACTGTCTTGGGATTACCCCAGTGCGGCAAGCATCAAAGTTCGTGTAGATGACAACGGTCTTTACCCGGTAACCTGCCTAACGACCTTAAAAGATGAAGAAAAAGCTACGCTATTAAAAAATGAATGTATACTGGTGCGTGATTTATTGGACATACCCAAGTTTCTCCAACATCTAAGCATCGATGTGGCCAAACAAAAGCAGATCATTCAAGAGGCCGAAGAGCTGGTGCGAAGCCCGGTTCGGGTAGATTGA
- a CDS encoding YgaP family membrane protein, translating to MNKTNVMGIVDLAFNKVKEKIDEACAHGEISDSERVLSVVAGGFILAFSIKRVFKSPLTAISGLTLGSALLTRGITGNCPIKGALDSNEVLDIDKNITVIEHRHVVK from the coding sequence ATGAACAAAACTAATGTTATGGGAATTGTAGATCTAGCTTTCAACAAAGTGAAAGAAAAAATTGATGAAGCCTGTGCACACGGCGAGATATCCGATTCAGAACGTGTTCTGTCCGTTGTGGCTGGCGGCTTTATCTTGGCCTTCAGCATTAAGCGTGTCTTTAAAAGTCCATTGACCGCCATATCAGGGCTAACGCTGGGCAGCGCGTTGCTTACCCGTGGTATTACCGGCAATTGCCCGATCAAGGGAGCATTAGATAGCAACGAAGTGCTGGATATCGATAAAAACATTACCGTGATCGAACATCGACATGTGGTCAAGTAA
- a CDS encoding SIR2 family NAD-dependent protein deacylase translates to MKKLVAFTGSGISAESGLKTFRGSDGLWEGYSIEEVATPEGWKKNPAQVLEFYNLRRKQCIAAQPNAAHVALRELEADFEVHIITQNIDDLHERAGSTNVLHLHGEIRKVQSSLNPRFVYGMKEDTLVLGDTCELGSQLRPYVVWFGEAVPNLDRAARLTAEADIFVVIGTSLQVYPAANLLYETKPNCRVYLVDPAADMLRLESHVTRIAQPATVGVDILRKMLTE, encoded by the coding sequence ATGAAGAAATTAGTGGCATTTACTGGCTCCGGAATATCCGCAGAAAGCGGACTGAAGACATTTCGCGGATCGGACGGTCTTTGGGAAGGTTATAGCATCGAAGAGGTTGCAACACCCGAAGGTTGGAAGAAAAATCCGGCACAGGTGCTTGAGTTTTATAACCTGCGCCGCAAGCAGTGTATCGCGGCGCAACCCAATGCCGCCCATGTCGCATTGCGCGAGTTGGAAGCAGATTTTGAGGTGCATATTATCACCCAGAATATCGACGACCTACATGAACGCGCTGGAAGTACAAATGTGCTTCATTTGCATGGCGAGATCCGAAAAGTGCAATCGTCATTGAATCCACGGTTTGTGTATGGCATGAAAGAAGATACGTTAGTTCTTGGTGATACTTGCGAATTAGGTTCGCAGCTGCGACCGTATGTAGTCTGGTTTGGAGAAGCGGTGCCGAATTTAGATCGGGCGGCTCGGTTGACCGCCGAAGCAGATATTTTTGTGGTCATCGGAACCTCCTTGCAGGTTTATCCTGCGGCAAATCTGCTTTACGAAACCAAGCCCAATTGTCGGGTGTATCTCGTTGACCCTGCCGCTGATATGCTACGTTTGGAAAGTCATGTAACCCGCATAGCGCAGCCAGCCACGGTAGGGGTTGACATCCTGCGTAAAATGTTAACCGAATAA